In Methanocaldococcus sp. FS406-22, the genomic stretch TAGGAAAATGAAAATAAAAGTCAGAAAATAAATAAAATAAAGATAAAATGGTGATTTTAATGGTTAAACTTAAAAATCTACAATTTAATGGTGTAAAAAAGTTAAAGGAGGTATTTAGACTAAGCAGGATAAGAATAATATTTATCCAAATAATACTATTAATGGCTATCTCATCAGTTGGAGCTATACAAATTGGAGAGTTGGAATATCAACCAAATATTGTACATCCTGGAGATGATGTAGATATATGGATTAAGATAACTAATGACAATTACAATAATGAACTTAAAAATATTGTTGTTGAAATCACCCCTCACTATCCATTCGAGTTGAAGCAAGTTAATCCAGTTAAGGGAAAAGCATACATAAGCCACTTAAATGTTGGAGAGAGCGATACTGTCCATTTCAAACTACATGTTAATGAAAATGCTCCTTCAAACAATTATGAAATAGATGTTAAAGTAAGTTATGATGAAGTTGAAAATGAAAATGGCAAAGAAATCATAAACCACTATGAAGTTACTAAGGTCTATCACTTACCTGTTTATGGTGTTGCAAATTTTGAAGTCTTTGGGAACTTTTCATTAATTCCTGCAAAAACCCAAACTGTCCCAATCATAATATCAAATTTAGGAACCGGAAAGGCTAAGGATGTTAATATATATATAGGATACGAGTTAAATTCTGTTAATGCGGGAACGCAGTCAACTGAAATTTCTGCTTATGGAACTACAAAGACAGTTGAAGAAAATATATTCTACCCTACAGTAATCCCTATACAAAATCTTCCTATATCTCCAGTAGGTATTACTAAGTTCTACCTTGGAACAATAAAGCCGGGAGAATCTAAGGAGATATTTGTTAAACTATATACGTCAGACAAATTGAGTGAAGGTAGCTATCAAATTCCAATAGTAATAACATGGACAGGGGAAGATGGTAGTAAGAAAGCGACTCTTGTATCTCTTGGAGCTTATGTTAAAGGAGATATTGCCCTCGGAATATCAAACGTTATAACAGACCCAGTTGAAATAAAACCAGGAACGACCTATGCAAGGATAGACGTTACCATAACCAACAATGGACATCAAGAAGCAAAAAATGTTGTATTACATCTAATAACAAAGAAACCATTTAAAGATAGTTGGAGTAACTGTAATATAAAAGATATTGGAAACTTACTACCTGGAATGTCCAAGACAGTGTCTTTCTATGTAGATGTTGACAAATATGCAAAAGCTGGACATTATAAACTTCCAATTGAGATAACTTATCTTGACACTACAGATAACGAACATAGCACTGAAAAATTTATAGATATATACATAAAACCGAAACCGTTATTTGAAATATTAACAAAAGAAGTTAATGTAACTGCTGGGGAGGATAACGTCGTATATATAAAAATAAAAAATATCGGAAACGAAAAGGCGGTTGAAGTCAAAGTTTCTGCAATCAAAAACTCTGGACAACCATTTGATTATCCAGTTAAAAGTGATACTGTTGGGACGCTATACCCTAACCAGACAGGTGTTGCCACAATTACAATACATCCAAATAAAGACGCTCCATCAAAACCTTATTATATAACATTAGAAATAAGATGTGCAGGAGATAGTGAAGAGGGGGATAACAACGTTTATGTCTATCAAAAACCACTAAAAGTAGTTGTTAAAAATAGTAACTCGGGGGAATTTGGAATATTAATAGGAATAGCATTACTGGTAATAATTACGGGAGCAGGATACTATTTGTATAGAAAGAAAAAGAAAACTAATGAATAATTTTTAATTTTTCATAATTTAGCTTATTTTTAATAGGACTTTCGCAGAATAAATCTTTAAAGGAAATTAGCTTAAAGATTTTGTTTAAATACTTTAGCAACTACAATACAATAAATTGTAGAACTTTTATTTTAAATTCAAATTCAATCCGTAGTTTTAACCTAATTTTCTATTTTTTATTTTATTTTTATAATGGAAAGGTGATATTATGGGTGTTTTTAAAGATATATCTATAGTATGGTTTGTAACATTTGTCACAATGTTGGGAGTTGGACTAATAGCTCCAATTATGGCAGTTTATGCTCAAATACTTGGAGCTACAAATTTTGAGATTGGATTAATTTTTAGTGCATTTGCAATAGCGAGAACAATAGTCCAAATTCCAATTGGAGGTTTATCAGATATATACGGGAGAAAAATCTTTCTCGTTGGTGGGACACTATTTTATGGGCTATTTACGTTCTTATATAATTTTGTACATTCTGTTTTTGGATTAATCATTGTTAGAATTTTCACGGGAATGTTTTCAGCGTGTGTTACTCCAGTTGCTGGCTCATATGTTTCAGTTGTAGCTCCAAAGGAAAGATTAGGAGAATACATGGGAGTTTTTAATTCAGCAATAACATTGGGTTTTGGTATTGGCCCATTAGTTGGAGGAGCCATGGCTGACATTTATGGAATTGAAATGCCATTCTATTTTTGTGGATTTTTAGGAATCTTAGCCTCATTAATATGCTATTTTAAATTAGAGGATATTAAAGTCAAATCAACTCATAAAAAGAAAACATTTTCTTATGACTTTTTTAAAGATAAGAAATTTTTAATAGCTTTTGTTCTGAATATTGTTGTTCTTATGATAAATTCTGGAATCATTGCTTATCTTTCAATATATGCCTACGGATATGGTATTTCCTTAGGAAAAATTGGCTTTATGCTTGCAGCAACAAATTTACTATCCACTTTATTACAAAGGAGAATTGGAATGCTTTATGATAAATTTGGCGTTTCGGTAATTCCTTTAGGAGTTACGCTAATGGTTCTAGGATTATCTTTTCTATCAGTATCAACAACATTTTTATCTATCTTATCGTCCCTAATACTTCAGGCAATAGGAATGGCTGTT encodes the following:
- a CDS encoding MFS transporter, with the translated sequence MGVFKDISIVWFVTFVTMLGVGLIAPIMAVYAQILGATNFEIGLIFSAFAIARTIVQIPIGGLSDIYGRKIFLVGGTLFYGLFTFLYNFVHSVFGLIIVRIFTGMFSACVTPVAGSYVSVVAPKERLGEYMGVFNSAITLGFGIGPLVGGAMADIYGIEMPFYFCGFLGILASLICYFKLEDIKVKSTHKKKTFSYDFFKDKKFLIAFVLNIVVLMINSGIIAYLSIYAYGYGISLGKIGFMLAATNLLSTLLQRRIGMLYDKFGVSVIPLGVTLMVLGLSFLSVSTTFLSILSSLILQAIGMAVVGVSLNSLAIKDVPIYRKGEAMGIFTTSINLGMLFGTIIFGILADLFGLAEMFRISALFCLITGIIGYLKIR
- a CDS encoding COG1361 S-layer family protein; protein product: MVKLKNLQFNGVKKLKEVFRLSRIRIIFIQIILLMAISSVGAIQIGELEYQPNIVHPGDDVDIWIKITNDNYNNELKNIVVEITPHYPFELKQVNPVKGKAYISHLNVGESDTVHFKLHVNENAPSNNYEIDVKVSYDEVENENGKEIINHYEVTKVYHLPVYGVANFEVFGNFSLIPAKTQTVPIIISNLGTGKAKDVNIYIGYELNSVNAGTQSTEISAYGTTKTVEENIFYPTVIPIQNLPISPVGITKFYLGTIKPGESKEIFVKLYTSDKLSEGSYQIPIVITWTGEDGSKKATLVSLGAYVKGDIALGISNVITDPVEIKPGTTYARIDVTITNNGHQEAKNVVLHLITKKPFKDSWSNCNIKDIGNLLPGMSKTVSFYVDVDKYAKAGHYKLPIEITYLDTTDNEHSTEKFIDIYIKPKPLFEILTKEVNVTAGEDNVVYIKIKNIGNEKAVEVKVSAIKNSGQPFDYPVKSDTVGTLYPNQTGVATITIHPNKDAPSKPYYITLEIRCAGDSEEGDNNVYVYQKPLKVVVKNSNSGEFGILIGIALLVIITGAGYYLYRKKKKTNE